The Natranaeroarchaeum aerophilus DNA window CAACAGCAACTTATCGGCGCGTCAGTTGTCGATCTTGTCACGTCGGACTACCAGTCTTCACTCCGGGAGCAAGTGGCACGCATCGAAAATGGGGACGAACCCACTCTTGGAATAACTGCTGAGATCCAAACGTCGTCTAATCAGTCACAGCGTGCTATTCTCGTGAGTTCACTCGTTGAATGGGACGGCACGGAGCAGGTGCAAACGTCGGTGTTCCCGATTGCTGGGATGGACTCTGACAGTCGTCAACTGCTCTACAATGACGCCATGGATGAAGCACCGATCGGTATCACGATTTCGGATCCAGCTCAACCTGATAACCCTCTCGTCTATATTAACGATGGTTTCTGCGAACTCACGGGCTATCTGCGGGATGAGGTTCTCGGACAGAACTGTCGGTTTCTCCAAGGCGAAGCCACCCGTGGGGAGCCAGTGGCCCAGATGCGAGAAGCGATTGAAGCCGAAGAGCCCGTCAGCGTTGAGTTACGCAACTACCGAAAAGATGGCTCGATGTTCTGGAACCGTGTCACAATCATCCCGATTCGATCTGACTCCGGAACAGTCACAAAGTATCTCGGCTATCAGCAGGACATTACCGCCCAGAAGCGATACGAGCAGGATCTCTCGGTGTTTAAACGACAGGCCGAGCAGTCCGAGAAAGCTATCGTGATCACCGATTCGGATGGGACGATTCAGTACGTAAATCCGGCCTTTGAGCGAGTGAACGGCTACACAGCCGACGAAGCGATCGGTCGGAATCCACGGATTCTCAAGTCGGGACAGCATAGCGAGGAGTTCTATGCGGAGTTATGGGAAACGATCACCGCTGGCGATGTTTGGGAAGCAGAGCTGGTAAACAAGACAAAATACGGAGAACTCTACGAGGGAAAACACACTATTGCTCCAGTGACAAATCTGGACGGCGACATCACGCATTTTGTAGGGATCGCGGAGGATAGAACCGAGGATGTACTCACGACGCAGACGCTTGGTATCCTGAATCGTGTGATGCGACACAACTTACGTAACGCGCTCAATGTGATCGACGGGCACGCAGAGTTATTAGAAGATGAGGAACTGGATTCTGAGGCTCGACAGGCGTCGGTCGAAGCGATCCGGGATCGGGCTGCGCTGATGCGGAACGTCGCTGAGAAGACAGCGGAGATTCGGTCGATCTGGAGTCAAGCCGAAGATAGCGAAAGGTGGGAGCAACTGGATCTCGAATCAGTTTTGCAGACGTACCAGCGACAGTATCCAGATGCGGAAATTACGTGTCGGCTGGCGGATACAGAGGCTATTCAAGTTCGAAACGCAGAGCTATTCAAGAAAGCCCTTGAGGAGGCAGTCACGAATGCAATCGAACATACTGATCGGTCTCCACCTGACGTAACGATTACATTCCACCGCGACCCAGATGACGACCAGTTTCGACTGAGCGTTGCTGATAACGGCCCAGGGATTTCAGCAATCGAGCGCCAGGCAATCAAGTCAGGCGAAGAGACCCCGCTTGAACACGGTCTCGGAATTGGATTGTGGGTAATGAAGTGGGTTACCACAACACTCGGTGGTGAGTTGACGATTACCGACAACGAACCCCGGGGGAGTGTAGTAACGTTTTACCTGCCTACCGGCGATTCGAAGGCCAAATAGAGGCCTGTAAACATTGTTGGGGCCCCTGCGGGACAGGGTCCTCCCTCAAATAAGGGGAGCACCTTGTCTTGCAAATACTAAGAAATTGAACATACCCAAGTAGTCCATTACTGCTTGTCTGTACTTGGCTAATAGCTAACGTGATCGCCAAGCTGAAACCGGAGTCTCGAACAATCACTACAAGTTCCTCCCGCAGACGGACCTACCGGATACGCACACCCACATGCAAAATTATATTGACAATCTGATGAGTACAGCGCAAGCCCGCTCCTATATGGCGCTTGAATATAGGACTCCGCTCAAGTCACGGGCTACATCTTCTGGGGGCTAAATGCCCCATCCCATCTATAC harbors:
- a CDS encoding PAS domain-containing protein → MATESAPESFFIHSDLEIVFANPAFCTLVGIESQQQLIGASVVDLVTSDYQSSLREQVARIENGDEPTLGITAEIQTSSNQSQRAILVSSLVEWDGTEQVQTSVFPIAGMDSDSRQLLYNDAMDEAPIGITISDPAQPDNPLVYINDGFCELTGYLRDEVLGQNCRFLQGEATRGEPVAQMREAIEAEEPVSVELRNYRKDGSMFWNRVTIIPIRSDSGTVTKYLGYQQDITAQKRYEQDLSVFKRQAEQSEKAIVITDSDGTIQYVNPAFERVNGYTADEAIGRNPRILKSGQHSEEFYAELWETITAGDVWEAELVNKTKYGELYEGKHTIAPVTNLDGDITHFVGIAEDRTEDVLTTQTLGILNRVMRHNLRNALNVIDGHAELLEDEELDSEARQASVEAIRDRAALMRNVAEKTAEIRSIWSQAEDSERWEQLDLESVLQTYQRQYPDAEITCRLADTEAIQVRNAELFKKALEEAVTNAIEHTDRSPPDVTITFHRDPDDDQFRLSVADNGPGISAIERQAIKSGEETPLEHGLGIGLWVMKWVTTTLGGELTITDNEPRGSVVTFYLPTGDSKAK